From Clostridia bacterium, one genomic window encodes:
- a CDS encoding L-threonylcarbamoyladenylate synthase: MSDIQESRISTQRMSVDPCMPAPVLEARLADAADIIRRGGLVAFPTETVYGLGANALDGRAVARIFVAKGRPQDNPLIVHIAEIEAVHSVAESVPASAWALAREFWPGPLTMVLPRGKLVPEQVSAGLATVAVRMPSHPAAAALIRASGLPIAAPSANISGRPSPTSADHVWADLAGRVEMLVDAGPAGIGVESTVIDMTVWPPLILRPGGATVEAIRRVIPETDVLPSTGIEATGPVKSPGLRYKHYAPRADLWLYLGDWKTQVDAVARRAAIENSAGRRVGLLITSETALALGAVGVRAVVAEVGSRADLSSVASALFDGMRRLDQADVDIILAESYSRAGLGLAIMNRLERAAGGKIVR, from the coding sequence ATGAGTGACATCCAGGAGAGTCGCATCTCCACACAACGAATGAGCGTGGACCCTTGCATGCCTGCTCCGGTTCTAGAGGCCCGGCTTGCGGATGCAGCGGACATCATCAGACGGGGCGGGCTGGTTGCATTCCCAACAGAGACCGTATACGGGCTTGGCGCGAATGCACTTGACGGGCGCGCCGTGGCCCGTATTTTCGTTGCCAAGGGCCGACCACAGGACAATCCGCTCATAGTGCACATTGCGGAGATTGAGGCGGTGCACTCTGTGGCCGAGTCAGTCCCGGCGTCAGCTTGGGCCCTCGCGCGCGAGTTCTGGCCCGGCCCTCTCACGATGGTCCTTCCCCGAGGGAAGCTAGTTCCCGAACAGGTGAGCGCGGGGCTTGCCACCGTGGCGGTGAGAATGCCGTCCCATCCGGCAGCGGCGGCACTGATCCGGGCGTCAGGCCTCCCGATAGCCGCTCCATCTGCGAACATATCCGGCAGGCCGAGCCCGACCTCTGCTGACCACGTATGGGCCGATCTCGCAGGGAGAGTTGAGATGCTGGTGGACGCTGGCCCCGCGGGAATCGGCGTGGAGTCTACTGTCATTGACATGACTGTGTGGCCCCCCCTGATTCTGCGTCCCGGGGGCGCGACCGTCGAGGCGATCAGAAGGGTGATCCCAGAGACTGATGTCCTTCCATCCACGGGCATTGAGGCCACTGGACCGGTCAAATCGCCCGGTCTGCGTTACAAGCACTATGCTCCCCGTGCAGACCTGTGGCTGTACCTAGGAGACTGGAAAACCCAGGTAGATGCGGTCGCTCGGCGGGCGGCCATTGAGAATTCGGCTGGCAGACGAGTAGGGCTTCTGATTACATCCGAGACGGCGCTCGCGCTAGGTGCGGTCGGCGTGAGGGCAGTGGTCGCAGAGGTAGGGTCAAGGGCCGATCTTAGCTCGGTGGCATCGGCCCTCTTCGATGGCATGCGCAGGCTGGATCAGGCGGATGTCGACATCATACTGGCTGAATCGTACAGCCGCGCTGGGTTGGGGCTCGCCATCATGAACAGGCTGGAGCGGGCGGCTGGTGGGAAAATCGT